One segment of Castanea sativa cultivar Marrone di Chiusa Pesio chromosome 3, ASM4071231v1 DNA contains the following:
- the LOC142628927 gene encoding uncharacterized protein LOC142628927 — MTTNVSECFNGVLKGARSLPITAMVKYTWFKLNAYFDDRRNKSIEQLNLGKKWCKYALDIFMRNKEKAEHHRVTRLSAQQQSYQVDTPHNPEPAGHGDHTHGVNLLQRTCTCQKWKLYKIPCSHVIAVCIRYRHDAEQYIDQCYSVDALFRSYAPVFPVLKDRLSWPDPEETRRVLPNPQLI; from the coding sequence ATGACTACAAACGTCTCCGAGTGCTTCAATGGTGTTCTAAAGGGTGCTCGCAGCCTGCCCATTACAGCAATGGTGAAATACACATGGTTCAAACTGAATGCTTATTTCGATGATCGTCGCAATAAGAGTATAGAGCAGTTGAATTTAGggaaaaaatggtgtaaatatgCCTTGGATATCTTCATGAGAAATAAGGAGAAGGCGGAGCATCACAGGGTGACAAGATTGAGTGCGCAACAACAGTCATATCAAGTAGATACACCGCATAATCCAGAACCTGCTGGACATGGGGATCACACACATGGAGTTAATTTGTTGCAAAGAACTTGCACATGTCAGAAATGGAAATTGTATAAGATACCATGTTCACATGTCATTGCAGTTTGTATTAGGTATCGACATGATGCAGAGCAGTACATTGACCAATGCTATAGCGTGGACGCACTGTTTCGGAGCTATGCTCCCGTTTTCCCTGTCTTGAAAGATAGATTATCATGGCCAGATCCTGAAGAAACTCGAAGGGTCCTCCCTAACCCCCAATTGATTTGA